The proteins below come from a single Chthoniobacterales bacterium genomic window:
- a CDS encoding tetratricopeptide repeat protein, whose product MAKLTPAAAVPDPQIIDPSLEADFFFEENKGKILTFIVVALLALGGWIFYQYHEGQTRSEQAAVFYAAKTTNDWKAIIAKYPGTIIAGNAQLLLADKLRDENKLDDAIALLSDFTKNAPTHPLIAQGWLSYAGTLEMKGDLPKATQTYANIAVQFGSTEAAPAALSAQARLVKKAGDAKKAREIYENIVQRFPASIEAQEAQQELGKLAD is encoded by the coding sequence ATGGCCAAACTCACCCCCGCCGCCGCTGTGCCGGACCCGCAAATCATCGATCCGAGCCTGGAGGCCGACTTTTTCTTTGAGGAAAACAAAGGAAAAATCCTCACCTTCATCGTCGTCGCGCTCCTCGCGCTCGGCGGATGGATTTTCTATCAATACCACGAAGGCCAGACGCGTTCGGAGCAGGCTGCCGTCTTCTACGCGGCAAAAACTACCAACGACTGGAAGGCGATCATCGCGAAATACCCCGGCACCATCATCGCGGGCAATGCCCAGCTTTTGCTTGCCGACAAACTCCGCGACGAAAACAAACTCGACGACGCCATCGCGCTGCTCAGCGACTTCACGAAAAACGCACCCACCCACCCGCTCATTGCCCAAGGATGGCTCAGCTACGCCGGCACGCTGGAAATGAAGGGCGACCTACCCAAGGCCACCCAGACCTACGCCAATATCGCGGTCCAGTTTGGCTCGACTGAGGCGGCTCCGGCGGCCCTTTCGGCGCAAGCCCGGCTCGTGAAAAAAGCAGGCGACGCCAAGAAAGCCCGCGAGATTTACGAAAACATCGTCCAGCGTTTCCCGGCCAGCATCGAGGCGCAGGAAGCGCAGCAGGAACTCGGCAAACTC
- the cysK gene encoding cysteine synthase A, with protein sequence MLYNNIVETIGRTPLVKLNRISAGLDATIAVKCEYFNPLGSVKDRIGAAMIEAAEKDGTLKPDTLIVEPTSGNTGIALAFVAASKGYKLVLTMPETMSVERRTLLAMLGAKLVLTPGSEGMKGAIARAQEIVDSTPGAWMPQQFNNPANPAIHAKTTAEEIWDDTDGQVDFLVSAVGTGGSITGISEVIKSRKPGFKAIAVEPKDSPVITQSKAGEPLKPGPHKIQGTGAGFIPNNLHMDIVDEVITVTNDEAFAMARRLAKEEGILAGISSGANVHAAIELAKRPENKGKFIVTIACSTGERYLSTALADEARAAVAV encoded by the coding sequence ATGCTCTACAATAACATCGTCGAAACCATCGGCCGCACCCCATTGGTCAAACTCAATCGCATCTCTGCCGGGCTCGACGCCACCATCGCGGTGAAGTGCGAATATTTTAATCCGCTCGGCTCGGTCAAGGACCGCATCGGTGCAGCCATGATCGAGGCTGCCGAGAAGGATGGAACGTTGAAACCCGACACGCTGATCGTCGAGCCGACCAGTGGAAACACCGGCATCGCGCTCGCTTTTGTCGCCGCGTCAAAGGGCTACAAACTCGTCCTCACCATGCCGGAAACGATGAGCGTCGAACGCCGCACATTGCTCGCCATGCTCGGCGCGAAACTCGTTCTCACCCCCGGCTCCGAGGGCATGAAAGGCGCCATCGCCCGCGCCCAGGAAATCGTGGACAGCACCCCCGGCGCCTGGATGCCGCAGCAATTTAACAACCCCGCCAACCCGGCGATTCACGCCAAGACGACTGCCGAGGAAATCTGGGACGACACCGACGGCCAGGTCGATTTCCTCGTTTCCGCAGTCGGCACCGGCGGCTCCATCACTGGTATCAGCGAAGTCATCAAATCCCGCAAACCCGGCTTCAAAGCCATCGCAGTCGAGCCGAAGGATTCCCCGGTCATCACCCAGTCCAAAGCCGGCGAGCCGCTCAAACCCGGCCCGCACAAAATCCAGGGCACCGGCGCTGGATTTATCCCGAACAACCTCCACATGGACATCGTGGACGAAGTCATCACCGTCACGAATGACGAGGCTTTCGCCATGGCCCGCCGCCTCGCCAAAGAGGAAGGCATCCTCGCTGGCATCAGCTCCGGCGCGAATGTTCACGCCGCGATCGAACTCGCCAAACGCCCCGAAAACAAAGGGAAATTCATCGTCACCATCGCCTGCTCGACCGGTGAACGCTATCTCTCGACCGCGCTGGCCGACGAAGCCCGCGCCGCCGTTGCTGTTTAA